The window ATCTATTGTTTGTCTTCTGTGGGATCCGAATCTCTATACTTtgaacaattaatattaatattaacaaTAAAATATGGTTGGCGATATGCTATTATACTACTAATTAAATATTAGTGTCACTGGTTTAGAAACAGGATAACTACTGAACACATTTTAGAAGAGGATACTACTttaataaaaacattaaaaatatattattttaaaaatatttatatatgttatgttattattagatatttttattaaatcgattaataattttttttaataaatcaaaataaaatcggtttattatagtaataataataaatcaaattgtctgtattataattattagatttaGTTTGATTTGATCGAGTTACGTACACaatttaaattgaatatttttaaattttttgataaaaagataaatatatctctaattttttgttttgcagacatttaaatcttaaaattttaaaaatacaattaaatctttaaaaaattagatttattgttattgttataaaaaaattaattttattgtaatttactaaaaaattcaaaaataatcagtttattaatacgtccaataataataatacgacACGTAAGcgtctttataaaaaaatatttttatgcgtCTTTATGAAAATATTCCCTTTAGAAGAAGGAagcaataattgtaaaataattctaagtaaaaaaatataaaaaattgtaaaataattttttttttctcttataattGGACAAAAAATGTAGTATATTTATAAAAcactttaaataatattactcaaattttaatttttagtacaGTTCCATTGTGGGTTAGCACTCAAAAACATATAGCTGTTGTCCCCTATTTTTCTCGCACGCCACTATTGAATTCTGACTTCTTTCAATTAGCTGAAATTCCGCTATATATGAACTTTTATGACAATAATATGACATGCTACTACAAAATCAATCCATTATAGATTTTTGGTTTCTTACAACATCTTTTAATttaggaaaacaaaaattaattcgttacaaattaaaattttatttaagaattttgatatttatttaaatgaattaataaattaattattagactAATCTAACTTAACTACATCAATAAATTATATGATGTATATGTGTATATTAAGGGGGCAATGGCTcttccaaaataaaaattttaaatgtataaattataaaggtttttaatttttatattagtcccctaattttaatattatatatataatatgatctCCTAATTACAGGATATTCAAGTCACACTTAGCTAATTTACAATCGCTTTTGAAATTttataatgttaaaaaaaaaaaaaaaaccttgtaaagtgattaaaaaatattataatcatCCTTGGATTGTTTTGTAAGAATTACTAGTAATTATAGCTAGAGATAGtgatccaataataataataataataataataataataataataataataagtttagTTTAAAATATCCCAAAACTTATGGTTTGGGGGGATCAAATAAATTCATCATTAATTATACCCAAGAAGCGACAAAAGTTAGCACGTGAATAGCTAAGTTTCAAGACATTTCTCCTTCAATAGTAAAAGTTTTATGGTGAATGGTAAGGTGCCTAAAAAGTagtgtttatttattaaaaaatattaaaaaataatatttagtttaaaaaatataataataaataatttttaaaaaattaaaatttattataaaaaataagttaagtaaaatTTAGACACCAATTCGTAGACATCATAAAATTGGCCAACTTTTATTTACCTTTTAGATGACAAAagagataaattaaattaaaatttataaaaaaaaaaaaacaaaagttatGATGAAGATATGGGCCTCCTATTCACATGCTTCATTCTTAGCTGTATATTcaattattctttcttttttttttaaccctcttctctctcttttttctctctataCCTATCTTCTAGTTTACAACAACAAaataatacaataaaatataatagctagtaattttaatttttacaccaTTAGAGACTCAGCAAAAGAATCCAACTCATACATGTTATCTTCCATATTCAAAACCTGCAAATACTCTTCATATAGCTTCTCTAATGTTCCATGATTATTATTAAGATGATCCTCCATTCCATAATAATTATAGGATTGACCCTCCATatctgaattattattattgaggACTAAGTCTTCATGGCCATCAAAATAGAATCCAAACCCATCATTTTCATccacattattatttttcttgttcacACCAACCTCACCCAAAAACACCAAGTTGTTTGTTTCCTCCGTCCATACTTTCGTGACGTCGCCCTCGCCCTCgccattgttattgttattgttatcttCTTCTTTCTGACTCGTTGTTGCCGAATTGTTCGAATCAAAAGAAGTAAAGGAAGAACTATTTGTTCTACCCAAATTTGATGGCTTCACCCTAATAGGTTTTGGTAAATAAACTTGTGTTTTTGGTGATTCTTCTTTTGatcctttgtttttcttcttattcttctctctcttactaTTGTTCTTGTTCTTCCTTTTATTACCGTCGCTATTCTTCTTTTTAGCGAcggtttctcctccttctttttcctctttctctttcGAATCATTCATCTTCTTGCTTAGATGCGTGTTCCAATAATTCTTGATCTCGTTGTCAGTTCTTCCCGGCAATCTTCCAGCTATGAGGGACCATTTGTTTCCCAAGAGAGAATGCATTCTTATTATAAGATCATCTTCTTCAGGAGTTATGTTTCCACGCTTTATATCTGGTCTCAAATAATTCATCCATCTTAGTCTACAACTTTTCCCACATCTCAAAAGTCCTGCACCAACAACACATTTAATTAGAacaatttttattagtttattctAATTACGATttaataatatcaaatatttatATCAGATTAGACCGTCTATATTATATTTTTCGAATATCCACGAGTCgattttttaaatactaaataatacAGGGTATAATTTAGATCGAATTGGATTTTTTCgtaataattttaatatggactaataatttttattttaatcaatattattatagaaaattatatatatattaataaaaaaaaatcttaccagCTTTTTTTGGTAGTGATTTCCATTGTCCTTCTCCATGAGCTTGAATATACTTAGTGAGGAGTGTGTCTTCTCTTGGAGTCCATGGACCTCTATGCAACCCTACTTTTGAACAACAAGGAGCTCTtcccatttttttttttcttgaaaccCTAATTTTTGGTTTGCTAGCTCTCTCTCACTTGAATTAATCTCACAAGAGATTATTAATATTGAAGAGAAGATAGAAGATAGGGTTGTCTACCTCATTAGTTATAAGAGAAGCAGAGCAACTACTAAGAATCCCAACACCAAGATACCTATTTATATAAGTGTCAAGAAGAGACTGCTGAGtctatgttttttttaattttattttaatatatttattatctttGATTAAATTAATGTTGATGGAAAACGACAAGTGGGAAGCCAACAGTGGCTGCTATTGTTTATTCAAATTCGTAGTTGTAGTAAACTAAAGGATGGTTTCTTGCTACTAGTGATTTTATTAATATACTTTAGTGTatatgaaaaaagatattttaactaATAGTTGActgttataataaaataatacaaaataatatattagaactaattaaaatttattattcttttgaaaaataaaattgtttgAAATGAAGTCATTAAATTGGttcaattcaaaataaaaattatttgataataaatcagttgaaatagaaaaaaaattaattaataaaaattggtTAACCGATTGAATTAatacaatttttaattattaattaatttaaaataataaatcataaaatttttttttttaaaaatatatattattatatttaatttaattttaatttaatgatCAACTGTAGTAGTAGTGATGACGACTTGCAATCAAATTataaatcattttttttcttgataTTAAGATATTTCCATGGTTGATTAATGGGGTTCGATTTTACAGATTTAATGTGATGATAATGTCTGAATTTTCCAAAGCACTATAAGAGATCATAAGGAGCTATACTCTAAAAGCATTTAATTTTTGTAGACTGACTGATCAAAATGTTGAACATTAAGTCCATGTTTTTAgacaaaatataaacaaaaaagttCATCAAGTAACCTAATTAACTAAGTGCTATTTATTATGCTATATTTTGGAAGATCTTTTGTACAAATGTTaactatacttttccttttatcATTAGTTTGTGACTTAGTCTCAGTATTTCTCTTGATAATAATTGATTGAAGGGACAcctctataaaaataaataaataaataaataaccccttaaacaatAGCATATATAATTCTAGTTTTATTTCTTTTGGATAAATTAGAATATAAATTAGGCTGGAAATTTTGATATGATTTACATTTATGTGAAATGCTAAAAAATGGATGTTGCGGGTGATTTTCTGGAATAATATAAGAGCTAAaagaaatttttcatttttttaagatttaattcCTCTATCTTTATAGTtttgtcaaatttttaattaagtctctatactttttttttttcaattgaattcttatattacttttaattttgtaattaaatcattttcatatcaaacacgttaaaattaacagaatatttcttCCAAAATACATACGATCAAAGATCTAGTtaggtttttaattatgaatGCTTTCAATTTGCGAagaaatattcaattaattttaatattttttatactagagaggacttaattataaaattaaaagtagtgtaaagacccaattaaaaaaagtataaagacttaattaaaaatttaataaaagtataaaaactaacagaataattaaacattttttaaatATAGAATTCACTTAGGACGAATTTAGTATTTAATTGTTTATTTCTTAAATTAATAAATCTATTGGGGCAAGTTGTACTTTAtctattttacatatttaatatttaaaatctaTTAAGGGAATAATTGTCATTTtcaatatataacaaatattaaaacaaagttaattaaaatttaatttatataactcTTTCTATcagattaaattttaaaaaaaataattttataatataatattaaaatttttataactaaaagacctaaatttgaatttttattgatgaaaaaaacaaataaataataatatatttgttttgctttatttatattagtGATATAACTATATTTTCATATATCTTTTTCTATGGGTTTAAACTTTAGAAACAAATTTTATGACATCTTCCGTCAATCTAAGCACACTAATAAACTGCATTACACTGTACAAATGACGGcaaaatgtataattaaattaaataacattaacCCTATATATATAATACGGACTTGTGCATTAAAATTCAACAACCTTTATATTTCATAGTTCTATGTTATTATTCGatgaaactttttaaattttttaaagatcttatttaatttttattgtatggtgattttaacagaaaaaaaaactACTAATAATTTTGAAATCATATGAAagtatgataaataaaaataatttggattttttatcttatacataaatattaataaaaaagaaaatagaaactaATTTTGATTATTGTATTCTACCAAAAAAGAACAGGAAAATAatgaatttctttttttatatataatttttggaaTATACACGTCAATTTGGAAACTAATTAGTGAAATATTACGGCCACTGCCTTGTTAGAAAAAAAATGTTCACCAAATTTGAAATTTAACACATTGAgaatattaaaagatatttataacttaaaAGGAGACAAATTCAGTGCATCAGCCTGTAGACTTGATATACTATGATCacctaattttttttccaaacacACAGCTCAGTGCTTTTTTGACTATCTCTATCGGTCTAACAatgaattaataaattattatataaataaaaaaacgaaaaaaaaattcatCTCAATTACTACTGCACCTGATGGTGTTTgcctaaaattaaattaaacttgttTCTAAGTTTGACTGCGAATATTTGCATGTTGTTTGGTTTTACCATAataataatggaataaaagaaagaaacaaaacaatGGAAAAAGTCTACCAAGTAGTATgtttctatattattattattattattattattattattattattattattattattattatgggatGCGAAATGGGAGcagtttttaattttgatattgaatttatagtaatatttttaatagtgtgtaaaattcaatgtatttttttaatatagaaattacaaatctaattttttaatttgtgaattttttttaatttttaaaacacaaaattaatCCATAAATTAGTGAATTTCTATAAAACTGATCTTTCGAattgtgaattttatttttttaaaatttttaaaacataaaatcaaTGCTATGGTCTGACTTACACAAAATTAATCCtttgatttataaattttaattttttaaaatttttaacggACTCTCGATTTATGATTACTTTCATACTAAATTAAAACACATCACTTTTTTATAACGgaaaataatacaataataatttttatataaaaaaatatcagtCCGAAATGGGATGGCTGATCGTTAATATATTCATATAAAATGTGTGATGgatggaaagagagagagagagtcagaGAGTATAAATCGGCGTTAATCAAAatgggaaaaagaaaaagttgattaatcttcaaaagtaaaaagtaattaattataatatggtTTCAAACTCTCTACGCTTATCTATATTTTCTATGGCCGTGACAAATAAGCATATAAGTTGATTAATCttcaaaagtaaaagtaattataATAATATGGTTGAAACTCTTCGGATTATCTCCATTTTCTACGTACGGTTGTGACAAATAAACATATAAGTaactataataaatattataatatcatattataaaattatttatatcagaAGTTTAAACTTTTAGCACTACAAAAATTTAGCAAGATTAGCCACAGAAATTTTGCAAAGACTAATTTTTATCACGAATTCGTCACTATATAGTGAGAATGGTCACaaaatatctaaacataaaataagcaACAAATTAGTAAAAGATTTTCTCTaacaagttaatttttttttaaattaagttttgtagctaataaaacaataaaagaaaaaaattgtttggTTTATCACAAATAATTTAGCgactaatattttttttgcaaATCCGTCGTTAATACTTCAACTGGATAAAagtaaattagtgaaaatttctaTTGCTAAGGGtaagttaaatatattttttgtctctaacattttaaaaaaattgttaacaaatTTTACAAGAAAATAAACACAATCTTCGAAAGTATATATGCACCAATATAAAGTACACACATTTGGTCTTAATCAGGAAACCGTAGCATGAAGGTTATTGAAGGAGAAATTGCGTAGTTATCTGAATAAGATTAACCCAAGAATTTTTATTTGACTTCCAAATATAAATTtagttatttaaaataatataaatttttttatttttttatgtttaatatattaaaaatataaaagttatatttttaataatttttagtaaaatattttttacagtgttcataaaatataattttaggatacattttatattgtatatgcaataatttattaataaaagataaatttttaaataaaattgagatTCATAATAAGTTAGTTTTTTGACGTATTAAATAGAGGGATATTATAGGAAAAAAAAGATACATGTATTCAAAGTTTTTACACTACCCAATTTGCGTgtattgattttgattttgattttgtgtACGTTATTcccaagtaatttttttttttttttaaagagagaaaaatatatttacaCTACCCAATTTCTATGTCCGTTTCTAATAATTCAGCATTATTCTACTAAGGTTGGAAAATTCAAATGACTAGTAAAAGGGTTGGATACTCTTTAATTTGTAAGATTTTTCGCATGGTttgatataataatattattcacAAATGATTGATTCGTTTCTTCCAAGTGTAAATACCATTTTCTAAATTAATGATAGAAGCTATCACAAATGATGATCAGGTAAAATAtgaaatggtaatgtccaataaTTCCATACTATACATTATTAAAATTGtatctaaaaatttatattattgataaaaataattttaaaaaatgttaataataaataagtatctgaaagattttaaaatattataaaaaaatagatattaaatatatattcttaaaaaaactttaaatattatattttgatatattttttgtaaatatcattaaaaataagACTTTTTTAATCTTAGTAATTTTATgtcaagaatttttttaaattttttattgtgaataatcatatcttttttaaaaaaataaaaaaataaaaaaaataaaaaaatttaaaaattaaattttgttttaattttttgtattttttaaatatttatttaaatattttcacaaaaatttaagttgataaaaaTGAACACTTAAACGATTATATCTCTAACATCgatataataaattaacaaaattaaaagagaaaaaaaatggagaagaatgaagaaaggAATCCGTTTATTGTTctatattttatgatgaaaattcagatgcagtcgacttcacgtaaagttgatacttaagagctgttagatgatttaactgatttgactaaattttcatctaacggctctcaaatatcaacttcacatgaagtcgacttCATCTGAATTTTCACCATATTTTATTGATGCCCGTCAAACAACTAAGTCAATGGAATTGTTTTTAGATCGCCGGTTGCAGTTAGTAAAATATAATCAATAATGACACACTTACTTTATAATAAggacaaattaaatttaaaatattgtgaATGCCCTGCATGCGCACTATTcattttttgataatttatttgaATAGGTCTTATTGTATTTCTTTACACTCAATTGTAACTACTAAGTAAGAATCAATCTGTGATAATTCTTAAGGTAGGAGTttaaataataaggtttgagcGTGTCCTTTTTTTGAATGGGTGAATATCACATggcttataaatttaataaaaatagatgAAATGGTACATAATGGAAATAAGGATAAGAGAATATATAATTCTATATTGATGTTTTtttttgcatacaataatatatatggTGAAACTTATTTGCTTTATaggcaaaaaataaatataagtgcTATGACAAATTTATCTAATGTCAATCAAAATTTATATGATGgagacataaaaaataataaagaatggGTGAATATGAGATCcaagaagaaaataataataacaataataataataataataaaattatttttttttaaaattaaattaatagaagcagacatataaattattatatctctaatacattTTTTcgtataagattttttttttgagtttgtatgaattttttgcatagaaattttttttatcttatactaaattttttttctttttgaatcaaTAATGATCAAATTTTAGACTTTTAgatcatataaaaatttttatactatatcatgaaattattttttggttGAGAGAAGaaggcaaataataataataataataataataataataataataataataataataataataataataataataataataataataataataataatataaaatgagATGATGAGGGAAACCAtagctaaaaataaaaatattcaaacaaaacaaaaaaatcaatctAATTATATACCAGTctaaatccattcaaatcaataCATCCATATATACACACTAGAATGCATTAATAATACCAACCTATAcacatgcatgcatttaattagaGACACAACAATTGCTAGGAAAgagcattaatatatatatttctttaaaCTTTATTAATTGATCACGAAACTAGGTTTGAAATAGtcatttctatatatatttttacataaaCTAAGTTACTATAACACCTGAAAGAATTATAATGAAGACTCTTTCTTTCGTATCAAAAACATATAAGCTAAGTGAGCATGAAATGTAGCTGTCACAcgtactattattattattattattagttcaacatacaatattataattaattatgtgatATGCATTTGAATAATTCAGAGTTTAATTGCcgtctaattattaatttttcttcaaCAATATGCATgtaaaattgataaataatttaattggcAGATTATATGTGTCTGGATATTATTCTTAGAAGAGAAATCCTTCTAATATGGAACATAGCTTCCAAAGGTAGGtgagatttaagagaagaaaaataaagtgaTGTCATTTTTGTGgaatctcaatcaaagtttagttGACTGAAACAATTCACTAAAATAGTGGAAGAAAATTGCTTCTATTGTCTggacttttcttcttcttttttttttctttttttttttttaagccaACAATGGAACATTTCACCATTcatctatttaattattatttcataCCCACAACGAAATCATGTTATTACTACTATATCTAATATTTTCGCTTAATGATGGTAGTTTTGCTTAATAaggatatataattaaatataattttgtggTTGTAGTATACAAGAGAGGTTTTGCATGCCTCCTTTCCTGCATGCTTGGTCAATTGTTTCAAcatataataatatagtaataatatttttaaaatatttttattcctaACCTAAAAGGTAAATATTATATTACTATATATGTCAATAGAATATAATTTAGCATCTAAATTTACTGTTATACCCTTCAAAAGTTTTAACTACCAGAAATATGTATCATAAACAAACGGgtttataattatttatgaaaatgCTAAAAATTACTAACgctaaacaaataaatttttttcaatattctaatataatattttaattaatataattattctaGTCCTaggaatatattttttaatcttgaatcctaatatatatatatatatatatatatatatatatatatatatatatatatatatatatatataggaagctATAAGATAATTGAGAATaacacttttttatttaaataaaaaattcattttttaaataagGATACATAAaatttaggaaaagtataggtagacaatgaaaatactaaacaatgtgaacaatggatatatcgaatgttcatttcactaggtgtgcggatggttattctaatattaagatttatgtGGGTAATTTGAAAGTGTAGTGTGTTTTGATTTAATTtgtggttgttcatgttgttcaagaaaGTTATTGATTACCTAACACTTTCCTAAAATTTATcagtttgtgcatttttcgatTCATTAAAATCGAAAATACTATTACATGTTTGGATATGTAGTCTGCGaaaactattataaaaaatgcGTTTGATACCGTCAGATTTTGTATCGGACGATACCGATAGGTTTAGCGGCGGATTTTTTACGCTTAGGagtgaaaattaataattaatactcTCTCGTTCTGTCATTCTCTTCTTCAATACTTTCTCTTTAACCCTCTCATCTCGCCTCTCCATCATCTCTGGCAATCTTCCGACGACACCATTTTACCATTTTATTGTCGTTGCTGCTGCAAATGCTGCTGCTGCAAACGCTTTTGCTGTCGCttctgctctttttcttttcgacACCAGCGTGAGGTTACAAGCTCCTGCTATTCTtacttgttattagttattataaactAGGGTTTGTATTGATTATTCATTCAAGTTTCTTAATGaagttttcattatatttttttattattgttaatttgttcttattcttttacttgaaaattattttttggtgctttaattttctttttaagttgTTTGCTGCTTcaattagatgataatttagaattaattcaTAAAAATTGGTTTtacgataaaaaatttaaaataaattatatagttTAGGATTTATTTGTTTTACAAATTTAGAATGCTTTGAAAGTTTAGCAAATGTGCGCATTCGAGTTGCTTAGTAACAATGCTTAAAACCTTTTAATGGGTGTATTAGAATTTGAATCATTGTATGTTGTTGCCTTaataatgattgaaaaaattaaaacagaacAGAATTTAAAGTTACATAACTTTCTCATATGATGTTATATGAGTCTATACTTGTTTTAAATTCATCCGCTTAGTAACCCACTGTCTCGGTGATGCCGCCTCCATTGACGGATGCCGAGGTGTCTGAATCCTCTCATGGAAGCCAGCCAGCTGATGCCCCTCCACCACCTCCTATTGTATAGTTGACGATTTGGTCTGATGGCGGAATGGCATAAGTACTATTTTAAGTCTTTTATATGCTGAAAGTGTTTGATAACTCGTGATTAGTGATTCTTGATTCTTGATTCTAATTTTAGTGAATTTAGGATTGTATGTTCGAACTGCTGAAGTGTTTGATATACCGTGATTAGTGATTCTTGATAGTTGATTCttgttttagtggatttagggttGTAGGTTTGAATTGCTGAAAGTGTTTGCTATATCCTGTTTATTGATTATGGATTCTAGTTTACTggattaattaatttttctttgtgATTATTGACTGTTGTTCATTGATTGTTGATAACTGGTGCTATTTAAGTTAATTGTTGATGGATAAAGTTTGAGGCGCATTCTAGTTATAGATGAAATTCtaccaaaatttctaaaaaattctctatatattatggttatttgcttctgaaattttaatttatattaccaTATTTGTTTGTTGTGAATTGTTGACAGGTTTGTGCCAAACAATAATGCATGTACTCAGGAGACGACCAAAGTCATCAAGATGATGTACGACTATCCATGGCCGAACTACAAGAAGATTCTCTCTGAGACTAGAAAGCGATGGTTTCAGAAGTGGGCAATAAAAACTTAATCTAGTCAAACCTTCTTagctagtttatatcttctattttgtttaatacgatatattttgattaacaaattttaaaatttctttgtGCAGCTGAACTTTATATAGGACAAGGAGTACGATCTTATCATCAGGAAGATATACGACCATCGTATGGGTATGCGACTACAACAGATGCTGGAGGATGTATATGAGAGGCGCAACCACCTCACTTCCTAGCTCCGTTCAAAAATCAAGAAGGCTTTGTACATTCATTGGGAGACCGATGAGGATCGCGTCTCACAAATAGAACTAGCAGGGCATCggccgggtcgtccaagtatacatagggatggcaacgggtctCCATGGGGTAGGGACATGCCCCCCCGCCCCCGCCTCCAAAACCTATCCCAGTCCCCGCCCCGTCCCCCTATAGGTAACGGGGACTCCGTATCCGCCGGGGACCGGGGTCTCCACGAATTTtcgtaaaaaacaataaaaatcgagaaaaaataaaaaaatagaaaaaatttaaaaaataaagataatcctCCATTGTCATCACAAACATAATTTTCATAGTCCTCAAAGATTTAAATAAGAATAACCAATAAATATTTAATACCAAATTACATTAAAAAACAACCAAACATAATAGCATAACCATAAACAACCAAACATATTCATAATCCATAAACAACCAAACATAATTTATCATATTGTAAATACATAATTCTCAAGCCTTCTTTCA is drawn from Arachis hypogaea cultivar Tifrunner chromosome 12, arahy.Tifrunner.gnm2.J5K5, whole genome shotgun sequence and contains these coding sequences:
- the LOC112726523 gene encoding uncharacterized protein, which codes for MGRAPCCSKVGLHRGPWTPREDTLLTKYIQAHGEGQWKSLPKKAGLLRCGKSCRLRWMNYLRPDIKRGNITPEEDDLIIRMHSLLGNKWSLIAGRLPGRTDNEIKNYWNTHLSKKMNDSKEKEEKEGGETVAKKKNSDGNKRKNKNNSKREKNKKKNKGSKEESPKTQVYLPKPIRVKPSNLGRTNSSSFTSFDSNNSATTSQKEEDNNNNNNGEGEGDVTKVWTEETNNLVFLGEVGVNKKNNNVDENDGFGFYFDGHEDLVLNNNNSDMEGQSYNYYGMEDHLNNNHGTLEKLYEEYLQVLNMEDNMYELDSFAESLMV